One region of Nitrosopumilaceae archaeon genomic DNA includes:
- a CDS encoding metal ABC transporter permease gives MNLDILSYGFMQRALLTGVIVSITCSIIGLFLVLKRYSLFGDALSHVAFGGIALGFFLNIYPIWTAFAVSVSAALGMTKLRKSTKISGDAAIAVLLSSGFAIGVLLISASHGFTIDLFSFLFGSILLTSTQDTLTILAVSCGVIVTLIVIRKPMIHFTFDEEQAKVHGIPIEKLNYLFVALAAVTVIATMRLVGILLISALIVLPNITSIMMGKGFKKTIIISISLSVTAVVAGITTSYYFNLAPSGAIVMLMVAMFVGTLIAKHAGLFSTKILTNENNSLST, from the coding sequence ATGAATTTGGATATCTTGTCGTATGGTTTTATGCAAAGAGCTCTGCTTACAGGTGTAATAGTATCAATTACCTGTTCAATTATAGGCCTTTTTTTGGTATTGAAAAGATACTCTTTATTTGGTGATGCTCTCTCTCATGTGGCATTTGGTGGTATTGCCCTTGGATTCTTTCTTAACATATATCCAATTTGGACCGCATTTGCTGTTTCTGTTTCAGCTGCTCTTGGTATGACAAAACTAAGAAAGAGTACCAAAATATCAGGAGATGCTGCCATTGCAGTTTTATTATCATCAGGCTTTGCTATAGGCGTATTACTCATTAGTGCATCACATGGGTTTACTATTGATCTTTTCAGCTTTCTGTTTGGAAGTATCTTGTTAACAAGTACGCAAGACACACTAACAATTTTAGCAGTAAGCTGTGGTGTAATTGTGACATTGATTGTAATTAGAAAACCAATGATACATTTTACATTCGATGAAGAACAGGCAAAAGTTCATGGGATACCTATTGAAAAACTAAATTATCTCTTCGTAGCTTTGGCAGCAGTTACTGTAATTGCAACAATGCGATTGGTTGGAATTTTATTGATATCTGCACTCATAGTGTTACCAAACATAACCAGTATAATGATGGGGAAAGGATTCAAAAAAACAATCATTATTTCAATCTCTCTATCAGTAACTGCAGTAGTTGCTGGAATAACAACATCTTATTATTTCAATCTGGCTCCATCGGGAGCTATAGTTATGCTAATGGTTGCAATGTTTGTAGGAACATTGATAGCAAAACATGCTGGTTTGTTTTCAACAAAAATATTAACAAATGAAAATAATTCACTTAGTACATAA
- a CDS encoding winged helix-turn-helix transcriptional regulator, whose translation MDRSLQLIDIIEKNPGIKFREIMRETGMKNGVLSYHTRKLEKIGVVKVERGPRQTRFYPLGITGEESILIRNLRQETPRQILLSLLDEKMLSFNKIVEKVRKSPSTVSIYLSQLIENNIVEIKIIESKKIFYIKDVEIVQNAINKYHPTLIEKSADRLADIFNSL comes from the coding sequence TTGGATAGAAGTTTACAGTTAATTGACATTATTGAAAAAAATCCTGGAATAAAATTCCGTGAGATAATGAGAGAAACAGGTATGAAAAATGGTGTACTAAGCTACCATACAAGAAAATTAGAAAAAATCGGAGTTGTAAAAGTGGAAAGAGGTCCTAGACAAACTAGATTTTATCCCCTTGGTATTACAGGTGAAGAATCTATTCTGATAAGAAATCTAAGACAAGAGACTCCAAGACAGATTTTGTTGTCATTACTTGATGAAAAAATGCTTTCATTTAACAAGATAGTAGAAAAAGTAAGAAAATCACCCTCAACAGTCTCAATTTATCTTAGTCAACTCATCGAAAACAATATTGTAGAAATCAAAATTATTGAATCAAAAAAAATCTTTTACATAAAAGATGTAGAAATAGTTCAAAATGCAATTAACAAATATCATCCAACGTTAATTGAAAAATCAGCAGATCGTCTTGCAGATATTTTCAATTCTCTTTAG